Proteins co-encoded in one Actinomadura luteofluorescens genomic window:
- the uvrB gene encoding excinuclease ABC subunit UvrB, with protein MRPVTDLRRRVAPFEVVTEMTPSGDQPQAIAELAARVSAGEKDAVLLGATGTGKTATIAWLVEKLQRPVLVMQPNKTLAAQFANELREMLPNNAVEYFVSYYDYYQPEAYIPQTDTYIEKDSSINDEVDRLRHSATNSLLTRRDTVVVASVSCIYGLGTPQEYVDRMVRLHVGQEIDRDDLLRQLVGMQYTRNDLAFTRGTFRVRGDTVEIIPQYEELAVRIEMFGDEIEKLATLHPLTGELITEDEELYVFPASHYVAGPERMERAIGQIEAELEETLAVMERQGKMLEAQRLRMRTTYDIEMMRQVGTCSGIENYSRHIDGRGPGTAPNTLLDYFPEDFLLVVDESHQTVPQIGAMYEGDASRKRMLVEHGFRLPSAMDNRPLKWEEFLERIGQTVYLSATPGPYEMNRVKGDVVEQVIRPTGLIDPEIVVKPTKGQIDDLIHEIRERTERDERVLVTTLTKKMAEDLTDYLLELGIQVRYLHSEVDTLRRIELLRELRAGDYDVLVGINLLREGLDLPEVSLVAILDADKEGFLRSETSLIQTIGRAARNVSGQVHMYADTVTPSMERAIDETTRRRAKQRAYNEEHGIEPQALRKRIADILDSLAREDADTETLIGGGGRQQSRGKAPVPGLASRTREAGRHAADLVGERPREELEGLIEQMTDQMHQAATDLQFELAARLRDEIKELKRELRDMKEAGVK; from the coding sequence ATGCGCCCAGTCACGGACCTGCGGCGCCGCGTGGCGCCGTTCGAGGTCGTCACCGAGATGACGCCGTCGGGCGACCAGCCGCAGGCGATCGCCGAGCTCGCCGCCCGCGTCTCGGCGGGTGAGAAGGACGCGGTGCTCCTCGGCGCGACCGGCACCGGCAAGACCGCCACGATCGCGTGGCTGGTGGAGAAGCTCCAGCGGCCCGTCCTCGTCATGCAGCCGAACAAGACCCTCGCCGCCCAGTTCGCCAACGAGCTGCGCGAGATGCTGCCCAACAACGCCGTCGAGTACTTCGTGTCGTACTACGACTACTACCAGCCCGAGGCGTACATCCCGCAGACCGACACCTACATCGAGAAGGACTCCTCGATCAACGACGAGGTCGACCGGCTGCGGCACTCGGCGACCAACTCGCTGCTCACCCGCCGCGACACCGTCGTGGTGGCGTCCGTGTCCTGCATCTACGGCCTCGGCACCCCGCAGGAGTACGTCGACCGGATGGTCCGGCTGCACGTCGGCCAGGAGATCGACCGCGACGACCTGCTCCGGCAGCTCGTCGGCATGCAGTACACCCGCAACGATCTCGCCTTCACCCGCGGCACGTTCCGCGTCCGCGGCGACACCGTCGAGATCATCCCGCAGTACGAGGAGCTCGCCGTCCGGATCGAGATGTTCGGCGACGAGATCGAGAAGCTGGCGACCCTGCACCCGCTCACCGGCGAGCTGATCACCGAGGACGAGGAGCTGTACGTCTTCCCCGCCTCCCACTACGTCGCCGGGCCCGAGCGCATGGAGCGCGCCATCGGCCAGATCGAGGCCGAGCTGGAGGAGACCCTCGCCGTCATGGAGCGGCAGGGCAAGATGCTGGAGGCGCAGCGCCTGCGCATGCGCACCACCTACGACATCGAGATGATGCGGCAGGTCGGCACCTGCTCCGGCATCGAGAACTACTCCCGGCACATCGACGGCCGCGGCCCCGGCACCGCCCCCAACACCCTCCTGGACTACTTCCCCGAAGACTTCCTCCTCGTCGTCGACGAGTCCCACCAGACGGTCCCGCAGATCGGCGCCATGTACGAGGGCGACGCGTCCCGCAAGCGGATGCTGGTCGAGCACGGGTTCCGGCTGCCGTCCGCCATGGACAACCGCCCGCTGAAGTGGGAGGAGTTCCTCGAACGGATCGGCCAGACCGTCTACCTGTCGGCGACGCCCGGCCCCTACGAGATGAACCGCGTCAAGGGCGACGTCGTCGAGCAGGTCATCCGCCCCACCGGCCTGATCGACCCCGAGATCGTCGTCAAGCCGACCAAGGGCCAGATCGACGACCTCATCCACGAGATCCGCGAGCGCACCGAGCGCGACGAGCGCGTCCTGGTCACCACCCTCACCAAGAAGATGGCCGAGGACCTCACCGACTACCTGCTCGAACTCGGCATCCAGGTCCGCTACCTGCACAGCGAGGTCGACACCCTGCGCCGCATCGAGCTGCTGCGCGAGCTGCGCGCCGGCGACTACGACGTCCTCGTCGGCATCAACCTGCTCCGCGAGGGCCTCGACCTGCCCGAGGTCTCCCTCGTGGCGATCCTGGACGCCGACAAGGAGGGCTTCCTGCGCTCCGAGACGTCCCTCATCCAGACGATCGGCCGCGCGGCCCGCAACGTGTCGGGCCAGGTCCACATGTACGCCGACACCGTCACCCCGTCCATGGAGCGGGCGATCGACGAGACCACCCGGCGCCGCGCCAAGCAGCGCGCCTACAACGAGGAGCACGGCATCGAGCCGCAGGCGCTGCGCAAGCGGATCGCCGACATCCTCGACTCCCTCGCCCGCGAGGACGCCGACACCGAGACCCTGATCGGCGGCGGCGGCCGCCAGCAGAGCCGCGGCAAGGCGCCCGTCCCCGGTCTCGCCTCCCGCACCAGGGAGGCCGGCCGGCACGCCGCCGACCTGGTCGGGGAGCGCCCCCGTGAGGAGCTGGAGGGCCTCATCGAGCAGATGACCGACCAGATGCACCAGGCCGCCACCGACCTGCAGTTCGAACTCGCCGCCCGCCTCCGCGACGAGATCAAGGAACTCAAGCGCGAACTACGCGACATGAAGGAGGCGGGCGTCAAGTAA
- a CDS encoding GNAT family N-acetyltransferase, whose protein sequence is MVWKLTDDVEEFLARAEGFLRADPVANTVPLTVTKAIRTQGPALYPTALFGWWTAVGGVAGTCVWTGAYPVMLSAMPGSAAPELAEALARREARVPGVNGTPQVAEGFAEAWTRRTGSPVRVARRERLHRLAGLDMPDPPPDGAARVADARDRELVHDWYAAFRRDAGGHGDPNPAVVDGRLAEDGIVLWESAGGPVAMAGRTPAVAGTARVAPVYTPAEHRRRGYGAAVTAAVTRAAQDAGATEVVLFTDLANPTSNGVYHRLGYRPVEDRIALTFT, encoded by the coding sequence ATGGTCTGGAAGCTGACCGACGATGTCGAAGAGTTCCTGGCGCGGGCGGAGGGGTTTCTGCGCGCCGATCCCGTCGCGAACACCGTGCCGCTGACCGTGACCAAGGCGATTCGGACACAGGGCCCTGCTCTCTATCCGACGGCGCTGTTCGGCTGGTGGACGGCGGTCGGCGGCGTCGCGGGCACCTGCGTGTGGACGGGGGCGTATCCGGTCATGCTCAGCGCCATGCCGGGGTCCGCGGCGCCGGAGCTGGCCGAGGCCCTGGCCAGGCGGGAGGCGCGGGTCCCGGGCGTCAACGGGACGCCGCAGGTCGCCGAGGGCTTCGCGGAGGCGTGGACCCGCCGGACCGGGAGCCCGGTCCGCGTCGCGCGGAGGGAGCGGCTCCACCGGCTGGCGGGGCTCGACATGCCGGACCCGCCGCCGGACGGCGCGGCGCGGGTCGCGGACGCCAGGGACCGGGAGCTGGTCCACGACTGGTACGCGGCGTTCCGCCGGGACGCCGGCGGCCACGGGGATCCGAACCCGGCGGTGGTCGACGGCCGGCTCGCGGAGGACGGCATCGTGCTCTGGGAGTCGGCCGGCGGCCCGGTGGCGATGGCGGGACGGACGCCGGCGGTCGCGGGAACGGCACGGGTGGCGCCCGTGTACACCCCAGCCGAGCATCGCCGCCGCGGCTACGGGGCCGCGGTGACCGCCGCAGTCACCCGCGCCGCCCAGGACGCCGGCGCCACGGAGGTCGTACTGTTCACCGACCTCGCCAACCCGACCAGCAACGGCGTCTACCACCGCCTCGGCTACCGCCCGGTCGAAGACCGGATCGCCCTCACCTTCACCTGA
- a CDS encoding sensor histidine kinase codes for MRVRGWWSGAWPTRRSRAFDIAIALTFAVGDGLFLWFAEQSFWLPPPVVSACSVVLGLALIVRRSHPVGLAVFAVVYGTVTGAGAFSTLIVLYSLAAYTASRRTVVVIALGGYVANLVFPAPTAATESFLAQSIFGIAFVGVPVLLGLYMGARKQLLVSLQERAARLEREQHLLAERARGEERTRIAREMHDVVANRISVMVVHAGALKAIAVRDPARAAETASVIGDMGRQALEELRHVVGVLRQGEEALPQQEVTLAHLRELVGQSGAAGLRVDLTIRGEERPMPAAVGRTVYRLVQEALTNVHKHAGAADTRVHLGLLPEAVEVEIANEPPTAGPQHRLPSGGNGLVGLRERVTALGGSFDAGPRGGGYAVRARLPLPAS; via the coding sequence ATGCGCGTACGGGGATGGTGGTCGGGGGCATGGCCCACCCGGCGTTCCCGTGCCTTCGACATCGCGATCGCCCTGACATTCGCGGTGGGCGACGGCCTCTTCCTGTGGTTCGCCGAACAGAGCTTCTGGCTGCCGCCCCCGGTCGTGTCGGCCTGCAGCGTCGTGCTCGGCCTGGCCCTGATCGTGCGGCGCTCCCACCCGGTGGGCCTGGCGGTGTTCGCGGTGGTGTACGGCACCGTCACGGGCGCCGGGGCGTTCAGCACCCTCATCGTCCTGTACTCGCTCGCCGCCTACACCGCGTCCCGCCGCACGGTGGTGGTCATCGCGCTCGGCGGCTACGTCGCCAACCTGGTCTTCCCGGCCCCCACGGCGGCGACGGAGTCCTTCCTCGCACAGTCGATCTTCGGGATCGCGTTCGTGGGGGTCCCCGTCCTGCTGGGCCTCTACATGGGCGCGCGCAAGCAGCTCCTGGTCTCGCTCCAGGAACGCGCCGCGAGACTCGAACGCGAGCAGCACCTGCTCGCGGAACGCGCGCGCGGGGAGGAACGCACCCGCATCGCGCGGGAGATGCACGACGTCGTCGCCAACCGCATCAGCGTGATGGTCGTCCACGCGGGCGCGCTGAAGGCGATCGCCGTCCGCGACCCGGCGCGGGCCGCCGAGACCGCCTCGGTCATCGGCGACATGGGGCGGCAGGCGCTGGAGGAGCTCCGGCACGTCGTCGGGGTGCTCAGGCAGGGGGAGGAGGCCCTCCCCCAGCAGGAGGTGACGCTGGCCCATCTCCGCGAGCTGGTCGGCCAGTCCGGCGCCGCGGGCCTGCGCGTGGACCTGACGATCCGCGGCGAGGAGCGCCCCATGCCCGCCGCCGTCGGCCGGACGGTCTACCGGCTCGTGCAGGAGGCCCTCACCAACGTCCACAAGCACGCCGGCGCCGCCGACACCCGCGTGCACCTCGGCCTCCTCCCGGAGGCGGTCGAAGTGGAGATCGCCAACGAGCCGCCCACCGCCGGGCCCCAGCACCGGCTGCCCTCCGGCGGGAACGGCCTGGTCGGGCTGCGCGAGCGCGTCACCGCCCTCGGCGGCAGCTTCGACGCCGGCCCGCGCGGCGGCGGTTACGCCGTCCGGGCCCGGCTCCCGCTGCCCGCCTCCTGA